Proteins found in one Streptomyces sp. CB09001 genomic segment:
- a CDS encoding thiamine pyrophosphate-binding protein produces the protein MPDDTQDVISGGHLVAKALKAEGVDRIYTLCGGHIIDIYDGCVDEGIEVVDVRHEQVAAHAADGYARITGKPGCAVVTAGPGTTDAVTGVANAFRAESPMLLIGGQGAHTQHKMGSLQDLPHVDMMTPITKFAATVPDTARAADMVSMAFRECYHGAPGPSFLEIPRDVLDAKVPAEQARVPRAGAYRASTRSAGDPEAVERLADLLVHAEKPAVLLGSQVWTTRATEAAVELVRTLNVPAYMNGAGRGTLPPGDPHHFQLSRRYAFSNADVIVIVGTPFDFRMGYGKRLSPDATVVQIDLDYRTVGKNRDIDLGIVGDAGLVLKSVTEAASGRINGGAAKRKEWLDELRAAERTALDKRLPQLRSDASPIHPYRLVSEINDFLTEDSIYIGDGGDIVTFSGQVVQPKSPGHWMDPGPLGTLGVGVPFVLAAKQARPDKEVVALFGDGAFSLTGWDFETLVRYDLPFVGIVGNNSSMNQIRYGQAVKYGKERERVGNTLGDVPYDRFARMLGGHGEEVRDPADIGPALRRARESGKPSLINVWVDPDAYAPGTMNQTMYK, from the coding sequence ATGCCCGACGACACTCAGGACGTCATCTCCGGCGGCCACCTCGTGGCCAAGGCACTCAAGGCCGAGGGGGTCGACCGCATCTACACGCTGTGCGGCGGCCACATCATCGACATCTACGACGGCTGCGTCGACGAGGGCATCGAGGTCGTCGACGTACGCCACGAGCAGGTCGCCGCGCACGCCGCCGACGGGTACGCCCGTATCACCGGCAAGCCCGGCTGCGCGGTGGTCACCGCGGGGCCGGGCACCACCGACGCCGTCACCGGGGTCGCCAACGCCTTCCGCGCCGAGTCGCCCATGCTGCTGATCGGCGGTCAGGGCGCGCACACCCAGCACAAGATGGGGTCACTGCAAGACCTGCCGCACGTCGACATGATGACGCCGATCACCAAGTTCGCGGCGACCGTGCCGGACACCGCCCGCGCCGCCGACATGGTGTCGATGGCATTCCGCGAGTGCTACCACGGCGCACCGGGGCCCTCCTTCCTGGAGATTCCGCGCGACGTGCTGGACGCCAAGGTGCCGGCGGAGCAGGCGCGGGTGCCGCGGGCCGGGGCCTACCGCGCCTCCACCCGGTCGGCCGGGGACCCCGAGGCCGTCGAGCGGCTCGCCGACCTGCTGGTGCACGCCGAGAAGCCGGCCGTCCTGCTCGGCAGCCAGGTGTGGACGACCCGCGCGACCGAGGCCGCCGTCGAGCTGGTCCGCACGCTCAACGTCCCGGCGTACATGAACGGCGCCGGCCGCGGCACCCTGCCGCCCGGCGACCCGCACCACTTCCAGCTCTCCCGCCGCTACGCCTTCTCCAACGCCGACGTCATCGTCATCGTCGGCACGCCCTTCGACTTCCGGATGGGGTACGGCAAGCGGCTCTCCCCGGACGCGACGGTCGTGCAGATCGACCTCGACTACCGCACCGTCGGCAAGAACCGCGACATCGACCTCGGCATCGTCGGCGACGCGGGGCTGGTGCTGAAGTCGGTGACCGAGGCGGCTTCCGGACGGATCAACGGGGGCGCGGCGAAGCGCAAGGAATGGCTGGACGAGCTGCGCGCGGCCGAGCGGACGGCGCTGGACAAGCGGCTGCCGCAGCTCAGGTCGGACGCCTCCCCCATCCACCCCTACCGGCTGGTCAGCGAGATCAACGACTTCCTCACCGAGGACTCCATCTACATCGGCGACGGCGGCGACATCGTCACCTTCTCCGGGCAGGTCGTGCAGCCCAAGTCACCCGGCCACTGGATGGACCCGGGACCGCTCGGCACGCTCGGCGTCGGCGTCCCCTTCGTGCTGGCCGCCAAGCAGGCGCGGCCCGACAAGGAGGTCGTCGCCCTCTTCGGCGACGGCGCCTTCTCGCTCACCGGCTGGGACTTCGAGACCCTGGTCCGCTACGACCTCCCCTTCGTCGGCATCGTCGGCAACAACTCCTCGATGAACCAGATCCGCTACGGCCAGGCCGTGAAGTACGGCAAGGAGCGCGAGCGGGTCGGCAACACGCTCGGCGACGTGCCCTACGACCGGTTCGCCCGGATGCTGGGCGGCCACGGCGAGGAGGTGCGCGACCCCGCCGACATCGGCCCCGCGCTGCGCCGGGCCCGCGAGTCCGGCAAGCCGTCCCTGATCAACGTCTGGGTGGACCCGGACGCGTACGCCCCCGGAACCATGAACCAGACGATGTACAAGTGA
- the frc gene encoding formyl-CoA transferase, which translates to MTGTTGTTGTTGTTGTPAKALEGIRVLDMTHVQSGPSATQLLAWLGADVVKLEAPHGDITRGQLRDLPDVDSLYFTMLNCNKRSITLNTKTERGKEILTELIRRSDVMVENFGPGAVDRMGFTWDRIKEINPRIVYASIKGFGEGPYTAFKAYEVVAQAMGGSMSTTGFEDGPPLATGAQIGDSGTGVHVVAGILAALYQREHTGRGQRVNVAMQHAVLNLCRVKLRDQQRLSHGPLAEYPNEDFGDEVPRSGNASGGGQPGWAVKCAPGGPNDYVYVIVQPVGWQPLSELIGRPELADDPEWATPRARLPKLNKMFQLIEEWSSTLPKWEVLERLNAHNIPCGPILSTKEIIEDDSLVANEMVVTVPHPERGEFVTVGSPLKLSDSPVQVTSSPLLGEHNEEVYVGELGLGDEELRLLKSSGVI; encoded by the coding sequence ATGACAGGCACGACTGGCACGACCGGAACGACAGGCACGACCGGAACGCCTGCGAAGGCTCTTGAGGGCATCCGGGTCCTGGACATGACGCACGTGCAGTCCGGGCCCTCGGCGACCCAGCTGCTCGCCTGGCTCGGCGCCGACGTCGTGAAGCTCGAGGCGCCGCACGGTGACATCACACGGGGGCAGCTCCGCGATCTGCCGGACGTCGACTCCCTCTACTTCACGATGCTCAACTGCAACAAGCGGAGCATCACCCTCAACACCAAGACCGAGCGCGGCAAGGAGATCCTCACCGAGCTGATCCGGCGCTCGGACGTCATGGTCGAGAACTTCGGACCGGGCGCGGTGGACCGGATGGGCTTCACCTGGGACCGCATCAAGGAGATCAATCCACGGATCGTCTATGCCTCCATCAAGGGGTTCGGCGAGGGCCCGTACACCGCCTTCAAGGCGTACGAGGTCGTCGCGCAGGCCATGGGCGGATCGATGTCCACCACCGGTTTCGAGGACGGGCCGCCGCTGGCGACGGGGGCCCAGATCGGGGACTCGGGCACGGGCGTCCACGTCGTGGCGGGCATCCTCGCCGCGCTCTACCAGCGGGAGCACACCGGACGTGGTCAGCGGGTGAACGTGGCCATGCAGCACGCGGTGCTCAACCTCTGCCGGGTGAAGCTGCGCGACCAGCAGCGCCTGAGCCATGGTCCACTCGCCGAATATCCCAACGAGGACTTCGGCGACGAGGTTCCCAGGTCCGGCAACGCGTCCGGCGGCGGGCAGCCGGGGTGGGCGGTCAAGTGCGCCCCGGGCGGCCCCAACGACTACGTGTACGTCATCGTCCAGCCGGTCGGCTGGCAGCCGCTCAGTGAGCTGATCGGCCGGCCCGAGCTGGCGGACGACCCCGAGTGGGCGACCCCGCGGGCCCGGCTGCCGAAGCTGAACAAGATGTTCCAGCTGATCGAGGAGTGGTCGTCCACCCTGCCCAAGTGGGAGGTGCTGGAGCGGCTCAACGCCCACAACATCCCGTGCGGGCCGATCCTGTCCACGAAGGAGATCATCGAGGACGACTCGCTGGTCGCCAACGAGATGGTCGTCACCGTGCCCCACCCCGAACGCGGCGAGTTCGTGACCGTCGGCAGCCCGCTGAAGCTCTCCGACTCCCCCGTACAGGTGACCAGTTCACCGCTGCTCGGCGAGCACAACGAAGAGGTCTACGTCGGCGAGCTGGGCCTCGGCGACGAGGAACTGCGGCTGCTCAAGTCGAGCGGGGTGATCTGA